In Candidatus Nitrosotenuis uzonensis, the sequence CTTGCAAGGCTTGGAGTGGTGATACTGCCACCTGTTCCGGGATTTTATACAAGGCCCAAATCAATAGATGAGCTTGTCGACCATACTGTTGGAAAGTGCCTTGACCAGTTTGGAATCGAGCACGATTTATACAAAAGATGGGGCAGCTAGTACGTGTGCCAAAGATAATCCTTGAGAAGACAATTAGGGCAAAAAGAGAACACGTCTTTGGAATAGTGGCAAACTATGAGAACTTTCAGAACTTACTGCCTCAATACTTTACATCAGTCAGGGTGCGCTCGGTCAGAGAAAACATCGCAGTAGTGGAAGAACACCTTCAAGTGGGCTCACGTGAGTTTGTAATGATGACAAAACATGTAACAAAGTATCCGGAAACTCACGAAGTGTTCGTTATAGGCGGCGACGCAAAGGGAAGCCATTTTGTAGAACAATTTGAGAGTGTACCTGATGGAACAAAGCTTACAGTAAATGCGAACATCAAGCTTGGCGGCATCTCAAAGATTGTGGGGGTGTTTGCCAAAAAAAAGATCGCATTGGAGTTTGGA encodes:
- a CDS encoding SRPBCC family protein translates to MPKIILEKTIRAKREHVFGIVANYENFQNLLPQYFTSVRVRSVRENIAVVEEHLQVGSREFVMMTKHVTKYPETHEVFVIGGDAKGSHFVEQFESVPDGTKLTVNANIKLGGISKIVGVFAKKKIALEFGKIMDEFAKIAET